One Gloeobacter morelensis MG652769 DNA window includes the following coding sequences:
- a CDS encoding matrixin family metalloprotease, which produces MYRLLLLVLVGGLSCCAPVLAESNLDGWLAKFESQLKDKWSPGAQQNLVVRVRVSRAGWLGGISVEEPDPSQPGLTGRLYESLSKVAPFPALPVEAAAPAVEVRLHLQGGRVVRSSAELRRAFLGLTMRELPASGDRPQRVVLMGASTEQARNAALRHGDLLVAIDGKAVARLRDIVPLLANRQGGDVVKLKIRREGEELEVPLPLSGNLAAMPATELGEPPPRVARLQPLEVAPSALAERYFGWGNVLSVKPATDGLSLAVGPLAEQALLRERTAAFLRQMATAGVRSASVQVEAPDPERSWRAVAGGEQLAVEVAQPAWRDTPVRVPAGTYLAVRLDQKEDVGVQQGTTRPVSGAILYDILDGNGLTLIRAGAAVRGKLVTAPPFGHRLVLESIAETATEGESDVLPTRELLIERSSGFVSAFASTLFQDQVVGVRLSKPVALSKPAAKATPLPLETALPPVPLATARDEKRALAAYNQAVSAATAQRWEEAGAGLLLSLSLFPSREGREVLGWVYEQQARQMLLLDDAPAAIRYLEPALRLRTSVSSGVALLGSAYAALIADSGGALSSEQIAYLRQRAELYGLNLLDYPAGATVLVAKEPGKPAAGDYFEACRYDYDAWISIGSSTNRTRKAVVVRMSRMPIKVYLGAAPDPAFAELTWNAALKWQTASDGLVQFEKVERPTDADIVVVFTASNKGDIAGFADRRPFNFNPRAFENRLPAPTIELNLRPANMFQPQERLKWLEMVAVHEFGHAIGLWGHSDNIDDIMFARVSGLSEPSPRDIETLKKIYAAPADITRS; this is translated from the coding sequence ATGTATCGTCTTTTATTGCTTGTACTGGTGGGTGGGTTGAGCTGCTGTGCGCCGGTTCTAGCCGAGTCGAACCTGGACGGGTGGCTTGCCAAGTTTGAGTCCCAGCTGAAAGACAAATGGAGCCCCGGTGCTCAGCAGAATCTGGTGGTGCGGGTGCGGGTCAGTCGTGCCGGTTGGTTGGGCGGGATCAGCGTCGAAGAGCCGGACCCATCGCAACCCGGATTGACCGGGCGTCTCTACGAGAGCCTGAGTAAAGTGGCGCCCTTCCCGGCGCTGCCCGTTGAGGCGGCTGCCCCTGCCGTCGAGGTGCGCCTGCACCTGCAGGGCGGCCGGGTGGTGCGATCGAGCGCTGAGTTGCGCCGGGCATTTCTGGGCTTGACTATGCGCGAATTGCCTGCCTCGGGCGACCGTCCGCAGCGCGTCGTCTTGATGGGCGCCAGCACCGAGCAGGCGCGCAATGCCGCTTTGCGGCACGGCGACCTGCTTGTGGCCATCGACGGCAAGGCTGTCGCCCGCCTGCGCGATATCGTTCCCCTGCTGGCCAATCGCCAGGGCGGCGATGTCGTCAAGCTCAAGATTCGGCGCGAGGGTGAGGAATTGGAGGTACCGTTACCGTTGTCGGGGAACCTGGCTGCTATGCCCGCGACCGAACTTGGCGAGCCGCCCCCCAGGGTTGCCAGACTTCAGCCGCTGGAGGTGGCTCCCTCCGCTCTGGCGGAGCGGTACTTCGGTTGGGGTAATGTATTGTCGGTAAAACCTGCGACCGATGGGCTGTCCCTAGCCGTCGGTCCGTTAGCGGAGCAGGCCTTGCTGCGGGAGCGAACCGCCGCCTTTTTGCGCCAAATGGCGACCGCTGGGGTGCGCAGCGCCAGTGTTCAGGTTGAAGCCCCCGACCCGGAGCGCTCCTGGCGGGCGGTTGCAGGCGGTGAGCAACTCGCGGTCGAAGTGGCTCAGCCCGCCTGGCGCGATACCCCCGTGCGGGTGCCCGCGGGCACCTATCTGGCCGTGCGGCTCGATCAAAAAGAAGACGTCGGAGTCCAGCAGGGCACGACCCGTCCGGTGAGCGGTGCCATCCTCTACGACATCCTCGACGGTAACGGCCTGACCTTGATCCGCGCCGGTGCGGCCGTGCGCGGCAAACTGGTCACAGCCCCGCCCTTTGGTCATCGGCTGGTGCTCGAATCGATTGCCGAAACGGCGACTGAAGGCGAATCGGACGTGCTGCCCACCCGCGAATTGCTCATCGAGCGCTCCTCTGGTTTTGTCAGCGCGTTTGCTTCGACGCTCTTTCAAGATCAGGTGGTCGGGGTGCGACTGTCGAAGCCTGTGGCGCTGTCGAAACCTGCAGCAAAAGCGACGCCCCTGCCCCTCGAAACGGCCCTGCCGCCGGTGCCCCTTGCGACGGCCCGCGACGAGAAACGCGCCCTGGCAGCTTACAACCAGGCTGTGTCCGCCGCCACCGCCCAACGCTGGGAGGAGGCCGGTGCAGGGCTGCTGCTGTCGCTGTCTTTATTTCCCTCGCGCGAAGGACGCGAAGTGCTCGGTTGGGTCTATGAACAGCAGGCGAGGCAAATGCTGCTTCTCGACGACGCTCCCGCCGCCATCCGCTATCTGGAGCCGGCCCTGCGCCTGCGCACATCGGTGTCCAGCGGCGTGGCGCTGTTGGGAAGCGCATACGCGGCGCTCATCGCCGACAGTGGCGGCGCATTGAGTAGTGAACAGATAGCGTACCTGCGTCAGCGCGCCGAACTGTACGGCCTCAACTTGCTCGATTACCCCGCCGGGGCTACCGTTCTGGTGGCCAAAGAACCGGGCAAGCCTGCCGCCGGGGACTATTTTGAAGCGTGCCGGTATGATTACGATGCGTGGATTTCAATTGGCAGCAGTACCAATCGCACCCGCAAAGCCGTGGTGGTCCGTATGTCACGGATGCCCATCAAGGTCTACCTTGGAGCGGCTCCGGACCCGGCTTTTGCCGAACTGACCTGGAACGCGGCGCTTAAATGGCAAACTGCCAGCGATGGCCTTGTTCAATTTGAGAAAGTCGAGCGGCCCACCGATGCGGACATCGTCGTCGTCTTCACCGCCAGTAACAAAGGCGATATTGCGGGCTTTGCCGATCGTCGACCGTTCAACTTCAATCCCCGCGCCTTTGAAAATCGCTTGCCGGCCCCGACGATCGAGTTGAATTTGCGCCCAGCAAACATGTTCCAGCCGCAGGAGCGCCTCAAATGGCTGGAGATGGTGGCGGTACACGAATTTGGGCACGCCATCGGGCTGTGGGGGCACAGCGACAACATCGATGACATCATGTTTGCCAGGGTGAGCGGGCTGAGCGAACCATCGCCGCGCGATATCGAGACGCTCAAAAAAATCTATGCCGCTCCGGCAGATATTACCCGCAGCTAG
- the plsX gene encoding phosphate acyltransferase PlsX: MNGWEKTVRIAIDAMGGDYAPQEIVQGALLARAQLGVDIVLVGSAEAILPELRRHNAAQSVEIVDAPEQVGMGEEPTIVRRKPNSSIMVTMDLVKQGRAEAAVAAGNTGAAMAAALFRIGRLPGIERPAIGAMLPTLKLGKRVLLLDVGANTDSRPRFLEQFALMGALYSRYVLGVAEPKVGLLNIGEERGKGNELVADAYEMLVNNPHVPFAGNCEGRDVMTGRFDVVVCDGFMGNVLLKFAEGVGLVALQILREELPRGIPGKIGIALMRNNLGQVKQRMDYAAYGGGLLLGVNGVCIIAHGSSKAQGILSAIRLAKEALDNRVLERIQQQLILPM, translated from the coding sequence GTGAACGGATGGGAAAAGACCGTGCGCATCGCAATTGATGCCATGGGCGGCGATTACGCCCCGCAGGAAATCGTGCAGGGTGCCCTTTTGGCCCGGGCACAGTTGGGTGTCGATATTGTGCTGGTCGGTAGCGCCGAGGCCATCTTGCCTGAACTGCGCAGGCACAATGCCGCCCAATCGGTCGAAATTGTCGATGCACCAGAGCAAGTCGGCATGGGTGAGGAGCCCACGATCGTCCGCCGCAAACCGAACTCCTCGATCATGGTGACGATGGATCTGGTCAAACAGGGCCGGGCGGAAGCGGCGGTGGCCGCCGGCAATACCGGGGCGGCGATGGCGGCGGCCCTCTTTCGCATCGGCAGGCTTCCGGGCATCGAGCGGCCCGCCATCGGTGCGATGCTGCCGACGCTCAAACTGGGCAAGCGGGTGCTGCTGCTCGATGTTGGGGCCAACACCGACAGCAGGCCGCGCTTTTTGGAGCAGTTCGCCCTGATGGGAGCACTCTACAGCCGCTACGTGCTCGGGGTGGCCGAGCCCAAAGTCGGCCTGCTCAACATCGGCGAGGAGCGCGGCAAGGGTAACGAACTGGTCGCCGACGCCTACGAGATGCTCGTCAACAACCCCCACGTGCCGTTTGCAGGTAACTGCGAAGGGCGCGACGTGATGACCGGTCGCTTCGATGTCGTCGTCTGTGACGGCTTCATGGGCAACGTGCTGCTCAAATTTGCCGAGGGTGTCGGGCTGGTGGCCCTGCAGATCCTGCGCGAAGAGTTGCCGCGGGGCATCCCCGGCAAAATCGGCATCGCCCTGATGCGCAACAACCTGGGCCAGGTCAAGCAGCGCATGGACTACGCGGCCTACGGCGGCGGGCTGCTTCTCGGGGTCAACGGTGTCTGCATCATTGCCCATGGCTCCTCGAAGGCCCAGGGCATCTTGAGCGCCATCCGCCTGGCCAAAGAGGCCCTGGATAACCGGGTGCTCGAGCGCATCCAGCAGCAATTGATTTTACCGATGTGA
- the tgt gene encoding tRNA guanosine(34) transglycosylase Tgt, which yields MTARFAFTIEHRDGEARAGTFSTPHGPVHTPCFMPVGTKATVKTLTPTQLAEAGAQMILANTYHLSLQPGADIVAGAGGLHGFMQWPGPILTDSGGFQVFSLSSLRTIDDDGVTFREPKSGALVRFTPEHAVAVQNALGADVIMAFDECPPYPAGREQVEGAVERTLRWFERCVEAHRRPEQALFGIVQGGIWPDLRRRCAEGLVAADLPGYAIGGVSVGEPQTLIEQVVRVTVPLLPEHKPRYLMGVGTFREMAQAVAVGVDLFDCVMPTRVARHGSALLLSSGGDCRINLKNAQFRRAYEPLDCACRCYTCRHFSRAYLAHLVRSEEILAMTLLSIHNVATLTRFAALLRSAIATGSFVREFAHYLQSGSEQVLSN from the coding sequence TTGACGGCTAGGTTTGCCTTCACCATCGAGCACCGCGATGGCGAAGCCCGCGCCGGTACCTTCAGCACCCCCCACGGCCCGGTGCACACGCCTTGTTTCATGCCGGTGGGCACCAAGGCGACCGTCAAAACCCTGACGCCTACCCAACTTGCCGAGGCCGGCGCCCAGATGATCCTGGCCAATACCTACCACCTGAGTCTGCAGCCGGGCGCGGATATCGTTGCGGGAGCTGGCGGCTTGCACGGGTTTATGCAGTGGCCGGGGCCAATTCTCACCGACTCCGGGGGCTTCCAGGTGTTTAGCTTGAGCAGCTTGCGCACGATCGACGATGACGGGGTGACTTTTCGCGAACCGAAGAGCGGCGCCCTTGTGCGCTTTACACCCGAGCACGCCGTCGCTGTGCAAAACGCCCTTGGGGCGGATGTGATCATGGCCTTCGACGAGTGCCCACCTTACCCGGCCGGCCGCGAGCAGGTTGAAGGGGCGGTGGAGCGCACTTTGCGCTGGTTCGAGCGCTGCGTGGAGGCCCACCGCCGCCCGGAGCAGGCCCTGTTCGGCATCGTGCAGGGCGGCATCTGGCCGGATCTGCGCCGCCGCTGCGCCGAGGGGCTCGTCGCGGCGGATCTGCCCGGCTACGCCATCGGCGGGGTGAGCGTCGGTGAGCCGCAAACGCTCATCGAGCAGGTGGTGCGCGTCACGGTCCCTCTGTTGCCGGAGCACAAGCCGCGCTACTTGATGGGAGTGGGCACCTTCCGCGAAATGGCCCAGGCGGTGGCCGTGGGAGTGGACCTGTTCGACTGCGTGATGCCCACCCGCGTCGCCCGCCACGGTAGTGCGCTATTGCTCAGCTCCGGGGGCGACTGCCGCATCAACCTCAAAAACGCCCAATTTCGCCGCGCCTACGAGCCGCTCGACTGCGCGTGCCGCTGCTATACCTGCCGTCACTTCAGCCGCGCCTACCTTGCGCATCTGGTGCGCAGCGAAGAGATCCTGGCGATGACGCTGCTATCGATTCACAACGTCGCTACGCTCACCCGCTTCGCCGCCTTGCTGCGCTCCGCAATCGCTACCGGGAGCTTCGTTCGGGAGTTTGCGCACTACTTGCAGAGCGGGTCTGAGCAAGTACTCAGCAATTAA